Proteins from one Cyprinus carpio isolate SPL01 chromosome B15, ASM1834038v1, whole genome shotgun sequence genomic window:
- the LOC109103357 gene encoding alpha-2-macroglobulin-like isoform X4, giving the protein MDLNVSCCWKGLLLFSLLLVCVNGQTSGPYFMVTFPAVIESGSEAKLCASLLKPNESLVMNIYLVHGDQSTLLLQEKAEEEFHRCFNFKAPLVEAESVQTMKVELQGESFKMTEERKVIFRSYHPLTFIQTDKPIYIPGQTVNFRVVTMDTHFAPLDQQYGSVVLEDSQGNRIGQWTNVSSTRWILQRSYELNPEARQGVYRLKTYIGERMISHDFEVKKYVLPKYEVTVKRPNEVSVDEEELSIEVCGKYTYGQPVPGKSWVKVCRNILPYLQARDRNPLCLEETTEIKKTGCAIHTIDVSVFLNSTLKSSLQDSLRVEAMVTEEGTEITMTKSETISLTYEIGKVTLTDLPKTYEHGSVIEGKIKLSNFKDAPIQNKEVYLFEVVNWSSKLLLNLTTDSDGLASFSLNTSSLPEKDINLMASVYTEFHHRGYKTPYFSTDRKTVQLLRPVTPYTPTLSELIIENIEQPLKCDAEFTVTIKYYFIGETVEDFKTDIVYMVLSRGLIVHHGYEKVEVKSSNGAANGTVSFKLSVGADLAPAVQILTYCVLPSENVAAGSTQFDVEKCFSNKVSLQFSPAKAVPGEKNTLQLSAQPGSLCALSAVDQSVLILESGKRLDTDKIFNLLPVQSVSSYPYTVEDQQECLHVRPRRALSTDNAYEALKRVGLKMATNLAVRVPQCLSYRGLTYHRYSDIVMYRQHAPVSVLRMSSLEDADFATSSRDSPAVTIRTVFPETWIWELAEVGDSGSAQVPVTVPDTITSWETEAFCMSSKGLGLAPPAQLTVFQPFFLELSLPYSIIRGEIFELKATVFNYLSKCIMVKVTPAPSSDYTLKASSDDQYSSCLCANERKTFKWILTPSVLGVLNITVSAEAESSQTVCDNEIVSVPERGRIDTVTRNLLVQAEGTEKTETYSWLLCPKVDSLSEEVDLNLPKDVIEGSARSSVSVIGDILGRALRNLHGLLQMPYGCGEQNMAVLSPNIYILQYLENTEQLTSAIRERATGFLKSGYQRQLNYKHSDGAYSTFGYGDGNTWLTAFVLRSFGKAQKYIFIDPQIIQSAKEWLISRRDSDGCFIQQGRLFNNRMKGGVNDNVTMTAYITASLLELETPVTDPVVSKGLSCLRSVIKDVKNTYTTALLAYTFSLAKDTDTRQQLFKKLEDVAISGGSLLHWSQSASADDSDSLAVEISSYVLLAVLTADSLTTADLGFANRIVSWLVKQQNAYGGFSSTQDTVVALQALSLYATKVFNSDGSSTVTVQSAGDTHHFDLNQDNKLLYQEKQLQNVPAKYSIEVKGSTCVSVQVAQFYNIPTPTEAKTLSIDAKIEEDCKTLGQNFILNFTVKYDGAALQERTNMVIVDIKLLSGFTADTTMLGTSSGKYAPLVERVDAKDDHVIVYLKEIPNNIPMNYQIQMKQVLPVKNLKPAVVKVYDYYQTSDQSETEYSFHCQ; this is encoded by the exons ATGGATCTGAATGTTAGCTGCTGTTGGAAGGGGCTCCTTCTGTTCTCTCTCCTTCTTGTTTGTGTAAATGGACAAACATCTGGGCC atatttcaTGGTGACGTTTCCTGCAGTGATCGAGTCGGGATCTGAGGCCAAACTGTGTGCAAGTCTTCTCAAACCCAATGAAAGCCTTGTCATGAACATTTATCTGGTTCATGGTGACCAGAGCACTTTACTGCTGCAGGAGAAAGCTGAGGAAGAGTTTCACCGCTGCTTTAACTTCAAG GCTCCCCTGGTAGAAGCAGAATCAGTGCAGACAATGAAAGTAGAACTTCAGGGAGAGTCTTTTAAGATGACTGAAGAGAGAAAAGTCATCTTCAGATCTTACCATCCTCTGACCTTTATTCAGACTGATAAACCCATCTATATTCCAGGACAGACAG tgaACTTTAGAGTTGTTACCATGGATACACACTTTGCACCGCTTGATCAGCAG TATGGTTCTGTCGTGCTTGAG GACAGTCAGGGTAACAGAATTGGTCAATGGACAAATGTTTCCTCAACAAGGTGGATTTTGCAGCGTTCTTATGAATTAAATCCAGAGGCCCGTCAAGGTGTGTACAGACTGAAGACTTATATTGGTGAAAGGATGATCTCAcatgattttgaggtgaaaaaatATG TTTTGCCAAAGtatgaagttacagtaaaacgaCCCAATGAAGTGAGTGTTGATGAAGAAGAACTGTCAATTGAAGTTTGCGGAAA ATACACTTACGGGCAGCCTGTACCTGGAAAATCATGGGTAAAAGTCTGCCGTAATATTCTGCCCTACCTTCAAGCCCGTGATAGAAATCCGTTGTGTTTAGAGGAAACCACTGAG ATAAAAAAGACAGGCTGCGCCATCCATACCATAGAtgtatcagtgtttttgaactcCACACTAAAGTCTAGTCTGCAGGATTCTCTTAGAGTTGAAGCAATGGTTACAGAAGAAGGAACAG AGATCACCATGACAAAATCTGAAACTATATCTCTCACTTATGAAATTGGAAAAGTCACACTTACTGACCTGCCCAAAACATATGAACATGGATCAGTTATAGAAGGAAAA ATCAAACTCTCAAATTTCAAAGATGCACCAATTCAAAATAAAGAGGTTTATCTTTTTGAGGTTGTAAATTGGTCCTCAAAACTGCTCCTAAATCTCACTACAGACAGCGATGGACTGGCCAGCTTCTCCCTTAATACGTCTAGTCTTCCTGAAAAAGATATTAATCTGATG GCAAGTGTGTATACAGAATTTCATCATCGTGGTTACAAAACACCTTACTTCTCTACGGACAGAAAAACAGTTCAGCTTCTCCGGCCTGTCACTCCATACACCCCAACATTAAGTGAACTGATTATAGAGAATATTGAGCAACCATTAAAGTGTGATGCTGAGTTTACAGTGACCATAAAGTACTATTTTATTGGAGAGACTGTTGAAGACTTCAAAACTGACATTGTCTATATG GTCTTGTCCAGAGGATTGATCGTACATCATGGATATGAGAAGGTTGAAGTGAAGTCTTCTAATGGAGCAGCAAATGGCACTGTGTCATTCAAACTGTCTGTTGGTGCAGATCTGGCTCCTGCAGTGCAGATTCTGACCTATTGTGTTCTGCCCAGTGAAAATGTTGCTGCTGGTAGCACACAATTTgatgttgaaaaatgtttcagtaaCAAG GTGTCTCTGCAGTTTTCTCCTGCTAAAGCAGTTCCTGGTGAGAAAAACACTCTTCAGCTCTCAGCTCAGCCTGGTTCACTGTGCGCCCTCAGTGCTGTAGATCAGAGTGTCCTGATCCTGGAGTCAGGAAAACGTCTGGATACTGACAAG ATCTTCAACCTGCTGCCAGTGCAATCAGTGTCAAGTTATCCTTACACTGTTGAAGATCAGCAGGAATGTCTGCATGTGAGACCCCGTCGAGCTCTGTCGACAGACAACGCCTATGAAGCCTTAAAG AGAGTGGGATTGAAGATGGCAACAAATTTAGCCGTGCGAGTCCCTCAGTGTCTGTCATACAGAGGCTTGACTTATCACAGATACAGTGATATTG tgatgtaTCGTCAACATGCTCCAGTGTCAGTGTTAAGGATGTCTTCACTGGAAGATGCTGATTTTGCTACATCTAGCAGAGATTCTCCAGCAGTGACGATTCGAACAGTTTTTCCAGAAACATGGATCTGGGAACTTGCTGAAGTGGG AGACTCTGGATCAGCTCAGGTTCCTGTCACGGTTCCTGACACCATCACCTCTTGGGAGACGGAGGCCTTCTGTATGTCCTCCAAAGGTCTGggtctggctcctcctgctcagCTGACAGTTTTCCAGCCCTTCTTCCTGGAGCTCTCTCTGCCTTATTCCATCATTCGTGGGGAGATATTTGAGCTGAAGGCTACTGTCTTCAACTATCTGTCCAAGTGCATCATG GTTAAAGTGACTCCAGCTCCTTCCTCAGACTACACTCTCAAAGCCTCCTCTGATGATCAGTATTCATCCTGTTTGTGTGCTAATGAAAGAAAAACCTTTAAATGGATCCTCACTCCTTCTGTTCTTG GAGTCTTGAATATTACAGTCAGTGCAGAGGCAGAGTCATCCCAGACTGTGTGTGACAATGAGATTGTGAGCGTTCCAGAGAGAGGACGCATTGACACAGTCACACGAAATCTGCTTGTACAG GCAGAAGGAACTGAAAAGACAGAGACCTACAGCTGGTTACTGTGTCCAAAAG TCGACAGTCTCTCAGAAGAAGTGGATCTGAATCTTCCTAAAGATGTGATAGAGGGATCAGCCAGATCCTCTGTTTCAGTCATTG GGGACATATTGGGACGTGCTTTGAGAAATCTTCATGGATTACTACAGATGCCGTATGGCTGTGGAGAACAAAACATGGCTGTTCTTTCTCCCAATATTTACATTCTGCAGTATCTGGAAAACACAGAGCAACTCACCTCAGCCATCAGAGAGAGAGCCACAGGCTTCCTTAAGAGTG GATACCAGAGACAACTGAACTACAAGCATTCTGATGGTGCATACAGCACATTTGGTTATGGTGATGGGAATACatg GTTGACTGCCTTTGTCCTGAGGTCTTTTGGCAAAGCacagaaatacatatttattgaTCCACAAATTATTCAGAGTGCAAAGGAATGGTTAATAAGCAGACGGGATTCAGACGGCTGTTTTATCCAACAGGGAAGACTGTTCAACAACAGAATGaag GGTGGAGTGAATGATAATGTGACCATGACTGCCTACATTACTGCATCACTGCTTGAACTGGAAACTCCAGTCACA GATCCTGTCGTTAGTAAAGGTTTGTCATGTTTGAGGTCCGTCATTAAGGATGTCAAAAACACTTACACCACTGCTTTGCTCGCCTACACTTTCAGTCTGGCTAAAGACACAGACACTCGACAGCAGCTTTTCAAGAAACTGGAGGATGTTGCTATTTCAGGGG GGTCTCTTCTCCACTGGTCTCAGTCTGCATCTGCTGATGACTCTGATTCTCTGGCCGTGGAGATCAGCTCATATGTGCTGCTAGCTGTTCTCACTGCAGATTCACTCACTACAGCTGATCTGGGATTTGCTAACAGGATTGTCAGCTGGCTTGTGAAGCAGCAGAATGCCTATGGAGGATTCTCCTCCACACAG GACACAGTAGTGGCTCTTCAGGCTCTGTCTTTGTACGCCACCAAAGTGTTCAACTCTGACGGCTCCAGCACAGTGACTGTACAGTCAGCAGGAGACACTCACCACTTTGATCTCAATCAGGACAACAAGTTACTGTACCAGGAGAAGCAGCTGCAGAACGTTCCAGCCAAATACAGCATTGAAGTGAAGGGCTCAACCTGTGTGTCTGTGCAG GTGGCTCAGTTCTACAACATTCCCACTCCTACTGAAGCTAAAACATTGAGCATTGATGCTAAGATTGAGGAAGATTGCAAAACACTAGGACAAAATTTCATCTTGAACTTCACTGTCAAGTA cgatggcgccgcacTACAGGAAAGGACTAACATGGTCATTGTGGATATTAAACTCTTATCTGGATTCACAGCTGATACAACAATG CTTGGAACTTCATCTGGAAAGTATGCACCACTTGTGGAGCGGGTTGATGCTAAAGATGATCATGTCATTGTGTATTTAAAGGAG
- the LOC109103357 gene encoding alpha-2-macroglobulin-like isoform X3, translating to MDLNVSCCWKGLLLFSLLLVCVNGQTSGPYFMVTFPAVIESGSEAKLCASLLKPNESLVMNIYLVHGDQSTLLLQEKAEEEFHRCFNFKAPLVEAESVQTMKVELQGESFKMTEERKVIFRSYHPLTFIQTDKPIYIPGQTVNFRVVTMDTHFAPLDQQYGSVVLEDSQGNRIGQWTNVSSTRWILQRSYELNPEARQGVYRLKTYIGERMISHDFEVKKYVLPKYEVTVKRPNEVSVDEEELSIEVCGKYTYGQPVPGKSWVKVCRNILPYLQARDRNPLCLEETTEIKKTGCAIHTIDVSVFLNSTLKSSLQDSLRVEAMVTEEGTEITMTKSETISLTYEIGKVTLTDLPKTYEHGSVIEGKIKLSNFKDAPIQNKEVYLFEVVNWSSKLLLNLTTDSDGLASFSLNTSSLPEKDINLMASVYTEFHHRGYKTPYFSTDRKTVQLLRPVTPYTPTLSELIIENIEQPLKCDAEFTVTIKYYFIGETVEDFKTDIVYMVLSRGLIVHHGYEKVEVKSSNGAANGTVSFKLSVGADLAPAVQILTYCVLPSENVAAGSTQFDVEKCFSNKVSLQFSPAKAVPGEKNTLQLSAQPGSLCALSAVDQSVLILESGKRLDTDKIFNLLPVQSVSSYPYTVEDQQECLHVRPRRALSTDNAYEALKRVGLKMATNLAVRVPQCLSYRGLTYHRYSDIVMYRQHAPVSVLRMSSLEDADFATSSRDSPAVTIRTVFPETWIWELAEVGDSGSAQVPVTVPDTITSWETEAFCMSSKGLGLAPPAQLTVFQPFFLELSLPYSIIRGEIFELKATVFNYLSKCIMVKVTPAPSSDYTLKASSDDQYSSCLCANERKTFKWILTPSVLGVLNITVSAEAESSQTVCDNEIVSVPERGRIDTVTRNLLVQAEGTEKTETYSWLLCPKVDSLSEEVDLNLPKDVIEGSARSSVSVIGDILGRALRNLHGLLQMPYGCGEQNMAVLSPNIYILQYLENTEQLTSAIRERATGFLKSGYQRQLNYKHSDGAYSTFGYGDGNTWLTAFVLRSFGKAQKYIFIDPQIIQSAKEWLISRRDSDGCFIQQGRLFNNRMKGGVNDNVTMTAYITASLLELETPVTDPVVSKGLSCLRSVIKDVKNTYTTALLAYTFSLAKDTDTRQQLFKKLEDVAISGGSLLHWSQSASADDSDSLAVEISSYVLLAVLTADSLTTADLGFANRIVSWLVKQQNAYGGFSSTQDTVVALQALSLYATKVFNSDGSSTVTVQSAGDTHHFDLNQDNKLLYQEKQLQNVPAKYSIEVKGSTCVSVQVAQFYNIPTPTEAKTLSIDAKIEEDCKTLGQNFILNFTVNVVGSRTYLYDAMKKW from the exons ATGGATCTGAATGTTAGCTGCTGTTGGAAGGGGCTCCTTCTGTTCTCTCTCCTTCTTGTTTGTGTAAATGGACAAACATCTGGGCC atatttcaTGGTGACGTTTCCTGCAGTGATCGAGTCGGGATCTGAGGCCAAACTGTGTGCAAGTCTTCTCAAACCCAATGAAAGCCTTGTCATGAACATTTATCTGGTTCATGGTGACCAGAGCACTTTACTGCTGCAGGAGAAAGCTGAGGAAGAGTTTCACCGCTGCTTTAACTTCAAG GCTCCCCTGGTAGAAGCAGAATCAGTGCAGACAATGAAAGTAGAACTTCAGGGAGAGTCTTTTAAGATGACTGAAGAGAGAAAAGTCATCTTCAGATCTTACCATCCTCTGACCTTTATTCAGACTGATAAACCCATCTATATTCCAGGACAGACAG tgaACTTTAGAGTTGTTACCATGGATACACACTTTGCACCGCTTGATCAGCAG TATGGTTCTGTCGTGCTTGAG GACAGTCAGGGTAACAGAATTGGTCAATGGACAAATGTTTCCTCAACAAGGTGGATTTTGCAGCGTTCTTATGAATTAAATCCAGAGGCCCGTCAAGGTGTGTACAGACTGAAGACTTATATTGGTGAAAGGATGATCTCAcatgattttgaggtgaaaaaatATG TTTTGCCAAAGtatgaagttacagtaaaacgaCCCAATGAAGTGAGTGTTGATGAAGAAGAACTGTCAATTGAAGTTTGCGGAAA ATACACTTACGGGCAGCCTGTACCTGGAAAATCATGGGTAAAAGTCTGCCGTAATATTCTGCCCTACCTTCAAGCCCGTGATAGAAATCCGTTGTGTTTAGAGGAAACCACTGAG ATAAAAAAGACAGGCTGCGCCATCCATACCATAGAtgtatcagtgtttttgaactcCACACTAAAGTCTAGTCTGCAGGATTCTCTTAGAGTTGAAGCAATGGTTACAGAAGAAGGAACAG AGATCACCATGACAAAATCTGAAACTATATCTCTCACTTATGAAATTGGAAAAGTCACACTTACTGACCTGCCCAAAACATATGAACATGGATCAGTTATAGAAGGAAAA ATCAAACTCTCAAATTTCAAAGATGCACCAATTCAAAATAAAGAGGTTTATCTTTTTGAGGTTGTAAATTGGTCCTCAAAACTGCTCCTAAATCTCACTACAGACAGCGATGGACTGGCCAGCTTCTCCCTTAATACGTCTAGTCTTCCTGAAAAAGATATTAATCTGATG GCAAGTGTGTATACAGAATTTCATCATCGTGGTTACAAAACACCTTACTTCTCTACGGACAGAAAAACAGTTCAGCTTCTCCGGCCTGTCACTCCATACACCCCAACATTAAGTGAACTGATTATAGAGAATATTGAGCAACCATTAAAGTGTGATGCTGAGTTTACAGTGACCATAAAGTACTATTTTATTGGAGAGACTGTTGAAGACTTCAAAACTGACATTGTCTATATG GTCTTGTCCAGAGGATTGATCGTACATCATGGATATGAGAAGGTTGAAGTGAAGTCTTCTAATGGAGCAGCAAATGGCACTGTGTCATTCAAACTGTCTGTTGGTGCAGATCTGGCTCCTGCAGTGCAGATTCTGACCTATTGTGTTCTGCCCAGTGAAAATGTTGCTGCTGGTAGCACACAATTTgatgttgaaaaatgtttcagtaaCAAG GTGTCTCTGCAGTTTTCTCCTGCTAAAGCAGTTCCTGGTGAGAAAAACACTCTTCAGCTCTCAGCTCAGCCTGGTTCACTGTGCGCCCTCAGTGCTGTAGATCAGAGTGTCCTGATCCTGGAGTCAGGAAAACGTCTGGATACTGACAAG ATCTTCAACCTGCTGCCAGTGCAATCAGTGTCAAGTTATCCTTACACTGTTGAAGATCAGCAGGAATGTCTGCATGTGAGACCCCGTCGAGCTCTGTCGACAGACAACGCCTATGAAGCCTTAAAG AGAGTGGGATTGAAGATGGCAACAAATTTAGCCGTGCGAGTCCCTCAGTGTCTGTCATACAGAGGCTTGACTTATCACAGATACAGTGATATTG tgatgtaTCGTCAACATGCTCCAGTGTCAGTGTTAAGGATGTCTTCACTGGAAGATGCTGATTTTGCTACATCTAGCAGAGATTCTCCAGCAGTGACGATTCGAACAGTTTTTCCAGAAACATGGATCTGGGAACTTGCTGAAGTGGG AGACTCTGGATCAGCTCAGGTTCCTGTCACGGTTCCTGACACCATCACCTCTTGGGAGACGGAGGCCTTCTGTATGTCCTCCAAAGGTCTGggtctggctcctcctgctcagCTGACAGTTTTCCAGCCCTTCTTCCTGGAGCTCTCTCTGCCTTATTCCATCATTCGTGGGGAGATATTTGAGCTGAAGGCTACTGTCTTCAACTATCTGTCCAAGTGCATCATG GTTAAAGTGACTCCAGCTCCTTCCTCAGACTACACTCTCAAAGCCTCCTCTGATGATCAGTATTCATCCTGTTTGTGTGCTAATGAAAGAAAAACCTTTAAATGGATCCTCACTCCTTCTGTTCTTG GAGTCTTGAATATTACAGTCAGTGCAGAGGCAGAGTCATCCCAGACTGTGTGTGACAATGAGATTGTGAGCGTTCCAGAGAGAGGACGCATTGACACAGTCACACGAAATCTGCTTGTACAG GCAGAAGGAACTGAAAAGACAGAGACCTACAGCTGGTTACTGTGTCCAAAAG TCGACAGTCTCTCAGAAGAAGTGGATCTGAATCTTCCTAAAGATGTGATAGAGGGATCAGCCAGATCCTCTGTTTCAGTCATTG GGGACATATTGGGACGTGCTTTGAGAAATCTTCATGGATTACTACAGATGCCGTATGGCTGTGGAGAACAAAACATGGCTGTTCTTTCTCCCAATATTTACATTCTGCAGTATCTGGAAAACACAGAGCAACTCACCTCAGCCATCAGAGAGAGAGCCACAGGCTTCCTTAAGAGTG GATACCAGAGACAACTGAACTACAAGCATTCTGATGGTGCATACAGCACATTTGGTTATGGTGATGGGAATACatg GTTGACTGCCTTTGTCCTGAGGTCTTTTGGCAAAGCacagaaatacatatttattgaTCCACAAATTATTCAGAGTGCAAAGGAATGGTTAATAAGCAGACGGGATTCAGACGGCTGTTTTATCCAACAGGGAAGACTGTTCAACAACAGAATGaag GGTGGAGTGAATGATAATGTGACCATGACTGCCTACATTACTGCATCACTGCTTGAACTGGAAACTCCAGTCACA GATCCTGTCGTTAGTAAAGGTTTGTCATGTTTGAGGTCCGTCATTAAGGATGTCAAAAACACTTACACCACTGCTTTGCTCGCCTACACTTTCAGTCTGGCTAAAGACACAGACACTCGACAGCAGCTTTTCAAGAAACTGGAGGATGTTGCTATTTCAGGGG GGTCTCTTCTCCACTGGTCTCAGTCTGCATCTGCTGATGACTCTGATTCTCTGGCCGTGGAGATCAGCTCATATGTGCTGCTAGCTGTTCTCACTGCAGATTCACTCACTACAGCTGATCTGGGATTTGCTAACAGGATTGTCAGCTGGCTTGTGAAGCAGCAGAATGCCTATGGAGGATTCTCCTCCACACAG GACACAGTAGTGGCTCTTCAGGCTCTGTCTTTGTACGCCACCAAAGTGTTCAACTCTGACGGCTCCAGCACAGTGACTGTACAGTCAGCAGGAGACACTCACCACTTTGATCTCAATCAGGACAACAAGTTACTGTACCAGGAGAAGCAGCTGCAGAACGTTCCAGCCAAATACAGCATTGAAGTGAAGGGCTCAACCTGTGTGTCTGTGCAG GTGGCTCAGTTCTACAACATTCCCACTCCTACTGAAGCTAAAACATTGAGCATTGATGCTAAGATTGAGGAAGATTGCAAAACACTAGGACAAAATTTCATCTTGAACTTCACTGTCAA tgtggtgGGATCtcgcacttatctgtacgatgcAATGAAGAAATGGTAA